A window from Marinagarivorans cellulosilyticus encodes these proteins:
- the smpB gene encoding SsrA-binding protein SmpB has translation MGTKKKKQPSSNTIATNRRARHDYFIEDRFEAGLALTGWEVKSLREGKGQLTESYVYFQNDEAWLMGAQIQPLGTACTHFVTEPTRYRKLLLKRKELDRLQAAVNQKGYTVVATSLYWKRHMVKCEIALAKGKQMHDKRNTEKERDWSQQKQRAMRAHNREG, from the coding sequence ATGGGCACAAAGAAGAAAAAACAGCCGTCGAGCAACACTATTGCGACTAACCGCCGCGCCAGACACGATTACTTTATTGAAGACCGCTTTGAGGCGGGCCTAGCGCTAACCGGCTGGGAAGTTAAAAGTCTGCGTGAAGGCAAAGGTCAGCTCACCGAAAGCTACGTGTATTTTCAAAATGACGAGGCTTGGCTAATGGGCGCACAAATCCAGCCCCTAGGCACCGCTTGCACGCACTTTGTCACCGAACCCACCCGTTATCGCAAGCTACTACTTAAACGTAAAGAGCTAGATCGCCTACAAGCAGCGGTTAACCAAAAGGGTTACACCGTTGTGGCTACCAGCCTTTACTGGAAGCGCCATATGGTGAAGTGCGAAATTGCACTGGCCAAAGGTAAGCAAATGCACGACAAACGCAATACCGAAAAAGAACGCGACTGGTCCCAGCAAAAACAACGCGCCATGCGCGCCCATAACCGAGAGGGCTAA
- the rimO gene encoding 30S ribosomal protein S12 methylthiotransferase RimO has protein sequence MTDKNGKVGFVSLGCPKALVDSERILTQLRTDGYDVVPSYHDADVVVVNTCGFIDSAKQESLDAIGEAMKENGRVIVTGCMGVEEEAIREVHPNVLSVTGPQQYEQVVGAVHEVIPPSREHDPFLDLVPPQGIKLTPRHYAYLKISEGCNHSCSFCIIPSMRGKLVSRPVGDVLDEAERLVKAGTQELLVVSQDTSAYGVDMKYRTGFWQGRPVKTKMYDLCNALGDLGAWVRLHYVYPYPNVDDIIPLMAEGKVLPYLDMPLQHASPSVLKAMKRPGQQEKTIERIRAWRNICPDITLRSTFIVGFPGETENDFEYLLDWLDEAQLDRVGCFEYSPVDGASANKLADHVPDEVKKERWERFMAKQQEISAKRLQQKIGSVREVLIDSVEPGVAIGRTAADAPEIDGIITLDDDYGLQPGHRLNVRITDADEYDLWGEPAEMDSE, from the coding sequence ATGACAGATAAAAACGGTAAGGTAGGCTTTGTATCGCTCGGGTGTCCGAAAGCATTAGTGGATTCAGAGCGCATTCTGACGCAGCTGCGTACCGACGGTTATGATGTGGTGCCCAGTTATCATGATGCTGATGTGGTGGTGGTGAATACATGTGGCTTTATCGATAGCGCTAAACAGGAGTCGCTAGATGCCATTGGGGAAGCCATGAAAGAAAACGGCCGAGTTATCGTAACTGGTTGTATGGGTGTCGAAGAAGAGGCTATTCGCGAGGTTCACCCCAATGTGCTGTCTGTTACTGGTCCCCAGCAATACGAGCAGGTCGTGGGTGCGGTGCATGAGGTCATTCCTCCTTCGCGTGAGCATGACCCTTTTTTGGATTTGGTGCCGCCGCAAGGTATTAAATTAACACCTCGGCACTACGCGTATTTGAAAATATCTGAAGGCTGTAATCACAGTTGTTCTTTCTGCATTATTCCTTCTATGCGCGGTAAGTTGGTTAGCCGCCCGGTAGGCGATGTGCTGGATGAGGCTGAGCGTTTAGTTAAGGCTGGTACGCAAGAGCTACTCGTGGTGTCGCAAGATACCAGCGCTTATGGCGTGGATATGAAATACCGCACCGGCTTTTGGCAAGGTCGGCCGGTCAAAACAAAAATGTACGACTTGTGCAATGCCCTTGGCGATTTGGGTGCGTGGGTGCGCTTACACTATGTTTACCCATACCCGAATGTCGATGACATCATCCCTTTAATGGCTGAAGGCAAAGTGCTGCCTTACCTCGATATGCCGTTGCAGCACGCAAGCCCCAGCGTGCTTAAAGCGATGAAACGGCCGGGCCAGCAAGAAAAAACGATTGAGCGCATTCGTGCATGGCGGAATATTTGCCCGGATATCACCTTGCGTTCCACCTTTATTGTGGGGTTTCCTGGTGAGACAGAAAACGATTTTGAATACTTGCTGGATTGGCTGGATGAGGCCCAGCTGGATCGTGTTGGGTGCTTTGAATATTCTCCCGTTGACGGTGCGAGCGCCAACAAGCTGGCTGACCATGTCCCAGACGAAGTTAAAAAGGAGCGCTGGGAGCGCTTTATGGCAAAGCAACAAGAGATCTCGGCCAAGCGCTTGCAGCAAAAAATTGGCAGTGTACGTGAGGTGCTAATTGATTCTGTTGAGCCGGGAGTCGCAATAGGCAGAACAGCGGCAGACGCCCCCGAAATTGACGGCATTATCACGTTGGATGATGATTATGGTTTACAGCCTGGTCATCGTTTGAATGTACGTATTACTGATGCGGACGAGTACGATCTATGGGGCGAACCGGCAGAGATGGACAGCGAGTAA
- a CDS encoding alpha/beta hydrolase, which produces MIARHFPQIKAFFISISSLCLAACSPTTLLNKLNSAEKFKTDNNIAYGPHARQALDIYSPPDNNNGCVIVFAYGGSWDSGDKNMYGFVGAALGRKGHTVVIPNYRLYPEVKFPTFVEDFALSIAQPKVQQLIQQKPLILMGHSAGAMLAGLVSFDTTYLEAAGLNKEKVAGYISLSGPHDFFLPSQKPRWLDMFGEKPEQQIQALTVNHIHPDNPPTLLLHGEDDTIVVPESATVLQQKLQSAGVPATAHIYTNVSHKDIIVATSRGLNFLAPTLRDIEQFLKPICQAANR; this is translated from the coding sequence ATGATTGCAAGGCACTTCCCGCAGATCAAGGCATTCTTTATTAGTATCTCTTCACTATGCCTTGCCGCATGCTCACCAACAACGCTACTCAACAAACTCAATAGCGCTGAAAAATTCAAAACTGACAACAACATTGCTTACGGCCCACATGCTCGGCAAGCACTCGATATATACAGCCCCCCCGATAACAATAATGGTTGTGTCATTGTTTTTGCCTACGGCGGTAGCTGGGATAGTGGCGATAAAAACATGTACGGCTTTGTCGGCGCCGCATTGGGGCGCAAGGGGCATACCGTTGTTATCCCCAACTACCGTCTTTACCCGGAAGTAAAATTTCCCACATTTGTAGAAGACTTTGCTTTAAGTATTGCGCAGCCTAAAGTACAGCAGCTAATTCAACAAAAACCGTTAATCTTGATGGGGCATTCAGCCGGTGCAATGCTGGCAGGACTGGTGAGTTTTGATACCACCTACTTAGAGGCGGCCGGTTTAAATAAAGAAAAAGTCGCCGGTTATATCTCGCTATCGGGCCCGCACGATTTCTTCTTGCCCTCACAAAAGCCGCGCTGGCTCGATATGTTTGGCGAAAAGCCAGAACAACAAATACAGGCGCTTACGGTTAACCACATTCACCCAGACAACCCGCCCACATTACTGTTGCACGGCGAGGACGATACTATTGTAGTGCCGGAATCCGCCACTGTACTGCAACAAAAACTCCAAAGCGCCGGTGTGCCGGCGACAGCACATATTTACACCAACGTAAGCCACAAAGACATTATTGTAGCGACAAGCCGCGGGCTAAACTTTCTCGCACCAACACTAAGAGATATCGAGCAGTTTTTAAAGCCCATTTGCCAAGCAGCTAACCGTTAA
- a CDS encoding AMP-binding protein translates to MGEQENLIHQRIHDHSIRQPNNIAVRYQGQTLSYRQLWRIVRFRAKELRASGAVRGTPVVVALEPGLEILPYIVAIMSIGGIYVPTDLSFPEARLLNILGNFTESIVVVPEAQRNKAQDLADKSASKITVVSCGADLGSIDQLEDFTDVGLSVADESHIFFTSGTTGHPKGVVSSHKNLIHYVDSAVNRYGFKAEDCFLCAAKYTFSISLFELLIPLSIGACVQLIPRATVLDLKALAQILKTVTVFHFGPSLLKKLLPYLKQHDSAEYANIRHASSGGDFVPLAVLSDLRSVFSRAEIYVIYGCSEVNCMAATFFVSMDLDAIQKSRVGLAHQNVAIKILNQECCDVPTGETGFIYIAGPGVAKGYLNLPSQERKSFHLFDGVRYYSTGDLGRLDADGDLEVLGRADFQVKIKGVRIELQEIEKNLLLLGEVADAVVVSSELFDDMSGNRDPILIAYIVFSEYKPDCVSYIRQRLRSELPEYMLPNLFVRLASMPLNHNGKLDRSQLPSPKVADVLTAGEAIEPQGDVEQQLSDFMLELNLSSPISRNDSFFDVGGDSLAAVTYLKKIEDFFDKHIPISWFYHHPTIAEAGELIRQNVEIDSGDEVVVLKQGDPELPPLFCLYGIFLYRDLALELSVARSVCGVYLEYETELFNEMASVEDSPNFISVTKIATLYLNCIKQHQKNGPYYLCGESFGGIVALEVARLLIAVGEKVSFIGMLDSSGPHFLQRFGALDRAWVHAKLCLTQGLPYILPLLQARIKGQPKTSANGGELVVDYRAQARKFASSTYEPEPFTDPVVLFRARERSQFEPKVEDLGWAEVLPKLTVRTVEGDHLGMLKKGCVFDLAQNMKPYL, encoded by the coding sequence GTGGGCGAACAAGAAAATTTGATACATCAAAGGATTCATGATCACTCGATCAGACAACCTAACAACATTGCAGTCCGCTATCAAGGGCAGACACTCAGTTATAGGCAGTTATGGCGCATTGTTCGCTTCAGAGCGAAAGAGCTGCGCGCTAGTGGAGCTGTACGCGGCACGCCGGTTGTTGTTGCGCTAGAGCCTGGGTTGGAAATTCTTCCTTATATCGTCGCTATCATGAGCATCGGAGGCATTTACGTCCCGACGGATTTATCATTTCCTGAGGCTCGCCTATTAAATATACTGGGTAATTTTACCGAAAGCATTGTTGTTGTACCCGAGGCGCAAAGGAATAAAGCGCAAGATCTTGCGGATAAGAGCGCCAGTAAAATTACTGTTGTCTCATGCGGAGCAGACCTTGGGTCGATTGATCAGCTGGAAGACTTTACCGATGTCGGATTGAGTGTGGCTGATGAATCACATATCTTTTTTACCTCGGGTACAACAGGTCATCCCAAGGGTGTGGTTTCCAGTCATAAAAATTTAATACATTATGTTGACTCTGCTGTGAATCGTTACGGGTTTAAGGCTGAGGATTGTTTTTTGTGCGCGGCGAAATATACGTTTAGTATAAGCTTGTTTGAGTTGTTAATACCGTTGTCTATTGGCGCTTGCGTGCAATTGATTCCGCGGGCTACAGTTTTAGATTTAAAAGCTCTAGCTCAAATTTTAAAAACCGTAACGGTATTTCATTTTGGCCCAAGCCTATTAAAAAAATTACTGCCTTACCTTAAACAGCACGATAGTGCCGAGTATGCAAATATACGGCATGCGTCTTCTGGCGGCGATTTTGTGCCCTTAGCCGTACTTAGCGACCTTCGTAGTGTGTTCTCGCGCGCTGAGATTTATGTGATTTATGGTTGTAGCGAAGTGAACTGCATGGCCGCCACCTTTTTTGTTTCTATGGATCTTGATGCCATACAAAAGAGTCGGGTTGGGCTTGCACATCAAAATGTTGCAATTAAAATTTTAAATCAAGAGTGCTGTGATGTGCCGACGGGAGAGACGGGATTTATCTATATTGCCGGCCCTGGAGTCGCGAAAGGCTATCTAAACTTACCTTCACAAGAACGAAAAAGTTTTCATCTGTTCGATGGTGTCAGATATTATTCGACCGGTGATTTAGGTCGGCTGGATGCCGACGGAGACTTGGAGGTGTTAGGGCGTGCTGATTTTCAAGTCAAGATAAAAGGTGTCAGGATTGAGCTTCAAGAAATTGAAAAAAATTTGCTTTTACTGGGTGAGGTGGCAGACGCCGTTGTTGTGAGCTCTGAGTTATTTGATGATATGTCAGGTAACCGAGACCCAATTTTAATTGCCTACATCGTTTTTAGTGAATATAAGCCTGACTGTGTTAGCTATATAAGACAGCGGCTTAGATCCGAGCTTCCCGAATACATGTTGCCCAACCTGTTTGTTAGGCTAGCGTCGATGCCGTTAAACCACAATGGAAAACTCGATCGCTCTCAGCTTCCAAGCCCGAAAGTCGCCGATGTGCTTACGGCTGGCGAAGCGATTGAGCCTCAAGGGGATGTCGAACAGCAGCTTAGTGATTTCATGCTGGAATTAAATTTGTCTTCGCCTATTAGTCGGAATGATAGCTTTTTTGATGTTGGTGGTGACTCATTAGCTGCGGTGACATATTTGAAGAAAATTGAAGATTTTTTTGACAAACATATACCTATATCATGGTTTTACCACCATCCAACCATTGCAGAGGCTGGTGAGCTTATTCGTCAAAATGTAGAAATTGATAGCGGTGATGAAGTTGTTGTTCTAAAGCAGGGAGATCCCGAATTACCTCCGTTGTTTTGCCTCTATGGTATTTTTCTTTACCGTGATTTAGCTTTGGAATTAAGTGTTGCCAGAAGTGTTTGTGGGGTCTACTTAGAGTATGAAACTGAGCTCTTTAATGAAATGGCTTCGGTTGAAGATTCTCCAAATTTTATCAGTGTGACAAAGATCGCCACACTATATTTAAACTGTATTAAGCAGCATCAGAAAAATGGCCCTTATTATTTATGTGGGGAATCTTTCGGTGGAATAGTGGCGCTTGAGGTCGCGCGTTTATTGATTGCTGTTGGTGAAAAAGTGTCTTTTATAGGGATGCTTGATTCCTCTGGGCCTCATTTTTTACAGCGCTTTGGAGCCCTCGATAGGGCTTGGGTGCACGCTAAATTATGTTTAACTCAGGGGCTTCCATATATCCTGCCATTGCTACAAGCCAGAATTAAGGGGCAGCCCAAAACGTCCGCGAATGGCGGCGAGCTGGTGGTGGATTATCGGGCTCAGGCTCGAAAATTTGCCTCAAGTACTTATGAGCCAGAACCGTTTACTGACCCAGTCGTTCTTTTTCGGGCGCGAGAGCGATCTCAATTTGAGCCTAAGGTCGAGGACCTAGGCTGGGCTGAGGTGCTCCCAAAGTTAACGGTTCGTACTGTTGAAGGAGATCATCTTGGTATGTTGAAGAAAGGTTGCGTCTTTGATTTGGCTCAGAATATGAAGCCATATTTATAG
- a CDS encoding ISL3 family transposase yields the protein MSLNISSKILSLPGQRVKQVQHDLALQRLTIHCKRDRRYRAIDPSSNEAANINRYLRRTIRDVPLCGFECYLEVELAQVVTTCGRRLMEACEFVDTGNRYTQRFCQLVSGLCRHMSISTVSRHLKLRWETVKNMDKFHLEKTLPALNPEKLIDLKYLGVDEVARAKGHDYMTVIYDMESGHLIGVETGRKAEVLTAFLKRLPAQTAENIEAVAMDMGPAYQKSVRECLPNADIVFDRFHVMQNYSKAMSNQRRIEFRKADRAGKEQLKGTHYLLLKNADKLNDKQANKLQTLLENNSNINTLYILKEQLQALWNAGNYDAMMNALEQWCDIAEQTNMLYLKKFAKSLRKHSVGICNYGKHGLTSARIEAGNVSIGMIRKRARGIKDTEYFKLKIRQSSMPDEQSMFYGSH from the coding sequence ATGAGCCTTAACATCTCCAGCAAAATTTTGAGCCTTCCTGGTCAGCGTGTCAAACAAGTTCAGCATGACTTGGCCCTGCAAAGATTGACTATACACTGCAAGCGAGACCGTCGTTATAGAGCGATTGACCCGTCAAGTAATGAGGCGGCCAACATCAACCGATACTTGCGCAGAACGATCCGTGATGTCCCTTTGTGTGGCTTCGAGTGCTATTTGGAAGTTGAGCTCGCTCAAGTTGTGACGACTTGCGGTAGGCGTCTAATGGAGGCTTGCGAATTTGTCGATACAGGCAATCGCTATACTCAAAGATTTTGCCAGTTGGTGAGCGGATTGTGTCGCCATATGAGTATCAGCACGGTCAGTCGGCACCTAAAGCTACGATGGGAAACGGTGAAAAATATGGATAAATTTCACCTAGAGAAAACGTTGCCTGCACTTAATCCTGAAAAATTAATTGACTTAAAATATCTTGGGGTCGATGAAGTCGCTAGAGCCAAAGGCCATGATTATATGACGGTGATTTATGACATGGAATCCGGTCATTTAATTGGCGTTGAGACAGGCCGTAAAGCCGAGGTGTTGACAGCGTTTCTAAAGCGCTTACCAGCACAAACCGCTGAAAACATAGAGGCGGTAGCCATGGATATGGGGCCAGCCTATCAAAAATCGGTACGCGAATGCTTGCCTAATGCTGACATTGTTTTCGATCGGTTTCATGTGATGCAAAACTACAGTAAAGCCATGAGCAATCAGCGTAGGATCGAGTTCAGAAAGGCGGATCGCGCAGGCAAAGAGCAGCTTAAAGGTACCCACTACCTGTTGTTAAAAAATGCCGACAAGTTAAATGATAAACAAGCCAATAAACTCCAGACATTGCTCGAAAATAATTCCAATATCAATACACTTTATATACTCAAAGAGCAGCTCCAAGCTTTGTGGAATGCAGGGAATTATGACGCCATGATGAATGCATTGGAGCAGTGGTGCGACATCGCGGAACAGACGAATATGCTCTATCTCAAGAAATTTGCAAAGTCACTAAGGAAGCATAGCGTAGGCATTTGTAACTACGGAAAACACGGGCTGACTAGCGCCAGAATTGAAGCCGGCAATGTCAGCATTGGCATGATTCGCAAGCGAGCAAGAGGCATCAAGGATACCGAGTACTTCAAGCTAAAAATAAGGCAATCATCGATGCCTGACGAGCAATCCATGTTCTATGGAAGCCACTAG
- the miaB gene encoding tRNA (N6-isopentenyl adenosine(37)-C2)-methylthiotransferase MiaB has product MSEQATAPATSQTPAKPTKKLFIQTHGCQMNEYDSSRMRDLLGESHEMVPTDNPEEADVLLVNTCSIREKAQEKLFHQLGRWKHLKQKNPDVVIGVGGCVASQEGEAIADRAPFVDLVFGPQTLHRLPEMIDKKPQADGTVMVDISFPEIEKFDNLPQPEADGASAFVSVMEGCSKYCTFCVVPYTRGEEVSRPAADVLQEVSHLASQNVREINLLGQNVNAYRGESPDGIVDLAELITLVAQVDGIDRIRFTTSHPVEFSDSLINVYAEVPELVSHIHLPVQSGSDRILMAMKRGHTALEYKSKLRRIKALRPNMSFSSDFIIGFPGETDKDFEATMNLIQSVGFDTSFSFIYSPRPGTPAASYADEITDAQKKERLQILQRRIIQQAQDISRKMVGNTERVLVTGYSKKDPGQLSGRTENNRVVNFRCDQPELIGKFADILIEEALPNSLRGILLGSELDD; this is encoded by the coding sequence ATGTCAGAGCAAGCCACCGCGCCCGCCACCTCACAAACACCTGCCAAGCCCACTAAAAAGCTGTTTATCCAAACTCATGGCTGCCAGATGAACGAGTATGATTCTTCACGCATGCGAGATTTGCTCGGCGAATCGCACGAAATGGTGCCTACCGACAACCCAGAAGAAGCCGATGTGCTCCTTGTGAATACCTGCTCAATCCGTGAAAAAGCGCAAGAAAAACTGTTCCACCAGTTAGGTCGCTGGAAACACCTAAAGCAAAAGAATCCAGACGTTGTTATTGGTGTTGGTGGTTGCGTTGCCAGCCAAGAAGGCGAAGCTATTGCAGACCGGGCGCCGTTTGTTGACTTAGTCTTTGGCCCGCAAACACTCCACCGCCTACCCGAAATGATCGACAAGAAGCCGCAAGCCGACGGCACGGTTATGGTCGACATTAGCTTTCCTGAGATCGAAAAATTCGACAACTTGCCACAACCTGAAGCCGACGGCGCCAGCGCTTTTGTCTCTGTGATGGAAGGCTGCTCTAAATACTGCACTTTTTGTGTCGTCCCCTACACCCGAGGGGAAGAGGTTAGCCGCCCCGCTGCTGACGTACTGCAAGAAGTCTCACACCTTGCGAGCCAAAACGTGCGCGAAATCAACCTGCTCGGCCAAAACGTGAATGCTTACCGCGGCGAAAGCCCCGATGGCATTGTAGACCTCGCCGAACTCATTACGTTAGTTGCCCAAGTTGACGGCATAGACCGCATTCGCTTTACCACATCGCACCCCGTAGAGTTTAGCGACAGCCTAATCAACGTTTATGCAGAAGTGCCCGAGCTTGTCAGCCATATCCACTTACCAGTACAAAGCGGCTCAGACCGTATTTTAATGGCCATGAAACGCGGCCACACAGCGTTAGAGTACAAGTCCAAACTGCGCCGCATTAAAGCACTGCGCCCCAACATGAGCTTTAGTTCCGACTTTATCATCGGCTTTCCTGGCGAAACCGACAAAGACTTCGAGGCAACCATGAACTTGATTCAATCGGTAGGCTTTGATACTTCTTTCAGTTTTATTTACAGCCCTCGCCCAGGCACCCCAGCCGCTAGCTATGCCGATGAAATTACGGACGCGCAGAAAAAAGAGCGCTTACAAATTCTTCAACGCCGAATTATTCAGCAGGCACAAGATATTAGCCGCAAAATGGTCGGCAATACCGAGCGCGTTTTAGTAACAGGTTACTCCAAAAAAGACCCTGGCCAACTTTCAGGCCGAACGGAGAACAACCGTGTTGTTAACTTCCGTTGCGATCAGCCAGAGCTTATTGGCAAGTTCGCAGATATTTTAATTGAAGAGGCGCTACCAAACTCTTTGCGCGGTATATTGCTAGGCTCAGAACTCGACGACTAA